In Candidatus Bathyarchaeia archaeon, the DNA window CCTTCTCGCCCCAACGTTCACGCGTCAAATTCTGCGCCCATTCAAAATAGCTTGCGGTGACGCCGCCTGAGTTAGCCAAGATATCAGGTATAATGAACACGCCTTTCTCGTTGAGGATCTTATCAGCCTCCGGCGTGGTTGGTCCATTGGCTGCTTCAGCTACAATCTTAGCATTGATCTTGCCCGCGTTCCTCTTGGTGATCTGGTTTTCGAGAGCAGCAGGAGCCAGAATATCACATGGCAACTCCAGCAGTTCTTCGTTCGTAACTTGCTTGGCATCTTTGTAACCATAGACCGAGCCTGTTCGATTCTTGAACTCCAAAACTTTGAGCGGATCCAAGCCTCTGGGGTTGTGTATCCCGCCTTTAGAGTCGCTTACAGCTATGACGCGGTATCCGTCTTCATGCATTATTCGCGCAAGGTTCCATCCCACGCTACCGAATCCCAAAATCGCAACAGTGTGACCTTTAGCCCTCATTCCAAGGTGTTTGACTGCCTCCCGAATGCAAAAGGCAACTCCTCTCGACGTGGACTCTTCCCTAAGTTTGAAGCCGCCCAAGATTGTAGGCTTGCCCGTGACTGACTCAGGCACGCTGTAACCTTTGAACAGGCTATACGTGTCCATGATCCAAGCCATAGTCTGCTCATCAGTGTAAACATCAGGCGCTGGCACATCACGATACGGACCAATATAATCCAAAAGCATGGTCGTGTAACGACGGGTCAAATGTTCCAGTTCGTGGCTCGACATTACCTTAGGATTGCAGCACACGCCACCCTTTGCACCACCGTATGGTATGTCCACAACAGCGCATTTCCAAGTCATCCACATGGCTAAAGCTGTGACTTCGTCTAAGGTTACGTCTGGGTGATACCTCAACCCGCCCTTGAATGGCCCGCGAGCGTCGTTGTGCTGAACACGGCATCCTAGGAAAACCTTGACTGATCCATTGTCCATTTTAACAGGAAGAGAAACGATCAACGCTCTCTTCGGATACTTCAGAACTTCATGGATTCCAAGATCAAGGTTCAGGTATTCAGCTGCGAGGCTTAGCTGTTGAAGAGCTACATCCTTTGGATTCGGTTTCGTTTCTTTCAGCATAAGGACTGCACCTATTCGCTTCGTTAAGCCAGAAACAAACATAAAACACTAGCGTTGTTCAGGCTGTTTTCGAGACAGAACTGGCAGGTACTCTGCGAAAACAACGAGAAGAATCAGAATGACTATGAGGATGATGCCCTCGCGAGTTCTGATGTACAAGGGAATAAAGCCGATCCATGGAGCCTTACCAACCACCTTGCCAATAAGACGTCTCTCAGAAACCATGCCTTCCCACACATCGTCACCAAACCAACGGTCTTCACCAAAGTTCGCATCACCCTGAGTTCGGAAATACCAAAATCCCTCATGAAATTCCTTGTAGACTGCCCGATGCACGATTAGTTCACCATCCATACGAGGGCTTCTGAACACGATCACGTCGCCGTCCGGTTCTGGAGCCGCATTCAATGATGACGCGTCTGGAGCACCTTGAACCAGTATGAGGTCACCGACGTTCAATGTTGGAATCATGCTTCCCGAGGCAACAGTCAAAAGAGGATATTCCGTTCTTAAGCCTGCTCTTAAACCGAACCAGAAAGCCATGACGCCTCCAATTATGATGACAGCCAAGATTACAGTCTTCACGTAACCATGCTTCATAGCATTTGACAGTCTAGATCTCAAGGAAGCCAATCTTTCGCCAGCTTTTTTTGCCTCTTAATCATCGGCGTCGCAACTTATTGTTGCAGAAGAGATACATCAATATGCTAAAAAACTTACCGCTGTTTCAACACATGAACCCTCATTTGTGAGAATCGAAGAAACGTTGAGTGTGGCCATAAATAACATTGGATTTCAAACTATGGCACAAGAATCGAGAAAATAAATAGGGGAATGGCTGGATTCTTTAGCTGCACTTGTTGGTCCAAGAACGCTCTGTTGGCATGTTAGTAATCAACGCTCTAAATCTTGCGCTTATTCAAGACGACGCGGAATGGTTTGTGGCATTTAGGACAGTCGAAAAGCCCAATTTCAAGCTGCATTTTCTTGCCCGCTTTGTCCGGTCGACCAGCCATAGTCCATTTCTTTTTTGGAGAGCTAACTTCTGTTCCACATTTTGGACATTTAGCCATAATGGTTCCTCCACCATGACTGGCTACAATGGTTAATGTTCAATGGATAAATAACTTATGGTATGTCTGAAGCACTCGAAAAGTTCATCATATATATGTAAACAGTCAACATAGGCGGCGACGAGGATACACGAAGTTTTTAAATGAATGAGAACATGGCAACAATGGCTCCATGGGCCATATTGATAAACACATTCATGGAAATCATGGTAGATGAGCATGGTTGAAAGGGGTTCAAATCGTGTTTTTATGGGATTTTTAAGGCAAAATCTATCTGATTACTTCTAAAGACCATCAATATTCACGTAATAGAATGGAGAAATGGGAAAACTCGCAATTTTGCCGTGGATTACGCAAATCATGGATGCATCGCTTTGCTGTGAGCCATGAGAGTTCGAGG includes these proteins:
- a CDS encoding signal peptidase I; this translates as MRSRLSNAMKHGYVKTVILAVIIIGGVMAFWFGLRAGLRTEYPLLTVASGSMIPTLNVGDLILVQGAPDASSLNAAPEPDGDVIVFRSPRMDGELIVHRAVYKEFHEGFWYFRTQGDANFGEDRWFGDDVWEGMVSERRLIGKVVGKAPWIGFIPLYIRTREGIILIVILILLVVFAEYLPVLSRKQPEQR
- a CDS encoding Glu/Leu/Phe/Val dehydrogenase; its protein translation is MLKETKPNPKDVALQQLSLAAEYLNLDLGIHEVLKYPKRALIVSLPVKMDNGSVKVFLGCRVQHNDARGPFKGGLRYHPDVTLDEVTALAMWMTWKCAVVDIPYGGAKGGVCCNPKVMSSHELEHLTRRYTTMLLDYIGPYRDVPAPDVYTDEQTMAWIMDTYSLFKGYSVPESVTGKPTILGGFKLREESTSRGVAFCIREAVKHLGMRAKGHTVAILGFGSVGWNLARIMHEDGYRVIAVSDSKGGIHNPRGLDPLKVLEFKNRTGSVYGYKDAKQVTNEELLELPCDILAPAALENQITKRNAGKINAKIVAEAANGPTTPEADKILNEKGVFIIPDILANSGGVTASYFEWAQNLTRERWGEKEANARLERMMVKAFNDVYGISSKQKVDMRVAALILGVGRVAEAIKTLGLWPS
- a CDS encoding chorismate-binding protein, translating into MAKCPKCGTEVSSPKKKWTMAGRPDKAGKKMQLEIGLFDCPKCHKPFRVVLNKRKI